The genomic window ATGACATTGAACAGAAAATTAGTTACTGCTTCAAGACGTGTTAAAAAATACAATTTCTCATTAAATGGACTTGATGGAATGTGTGTGTATGGTTCAACAATTGGAGTTATTGGTGCTGGAAAAATTGGACAATGTTTTATTAACATTGCCAGAGGAATGGGTGCTAGAGTATTAGTGTTCGACATTTACAGTGAAACAAATAATCCAGATTTAGCTAAAAAAATGGGATTTGAATACGTTACTTTAACAAAATTATTAAAAGAAAGTGATTTTATTTCACTTCATGCTCCTTTATTACCATCAACAAAACACATGATTGACATGGATGCAGTTTCAATTATGAAAAAAGGCGTTATTATTGTTAACACATCTAGAGGTGAATTAATTGACCTCAAAGCAGCTATTAAAGGTCTTAAAAACAATACAATTGCAGGACTTGCTTCTGACGTTCTTGAGCGTGAAGAAGGAAGATTTTATGAAGACGTGTCAACACGTGCTGAAGAAATTCAACAAATGGATCCTGAATGAGCTGAATTAATTAAAATGAAAAATGTTTTAATTACTTCACACCAAGCATTTTTAACAAACGTTGCATTAACTCAAATTGCAAGAATTACCTTAGATAATGCTGATAACGCTGAAAAACAAGATTTTACAAATGCTCTTAGATTATTAGAGAACGGAAGAGTTCAGAACGGAT from Mycoplasma anserisalpingitidis includes these protein-coding regions:
- a CDS encoding 2-hydroxyacid dehydrogenase; translation: MKIAFFDAKEYDIKYFNQENNGRHEIVYFKENLNINTAKLAKGFDAICAFVNTYGDKYVLDILASYGVKVWLQRSMGYNKVDLVKAQELGIQVFRIPNYSAESVAEFAMATLMTLNRKLVTASRRVKKYNFSLNGLDGMCVYGSTIGVIGAGKIGQCFINIARGMGARVLVFDIYSETNNPDLAKKMGFEYVTLTKLLKESDFISLHAPLLPSTKHMIDMDAVSIMKKGVIIVNTSRGELIDLKAAIKGLKNNTIAGLASDVLEREEGRFYEDVSTRAEEIQQMDPEWAELIKMKNVLITSHQAFLTNVALTQIARITLDNADNAEKQDFTNALRLLENGRVQNG